AATATATATGATGGTTTCAGTATTAAAGTATTTACAAGTCGTCAATACATTAAAGCGATAGAAAATGTACCGCAAAGGTGAATATTGGAAAATCAACTGCAAAGTGAGAGCAATCTCGTTTTGCAGTTTTTTCAGCTTAAAATTAAAGTGAATGTAAAGAGAAGATTAATATTCTCTTTAGTTTTTAAAGGTTTGTTGATATTAATTTTTTATTGGAATATTGTAAAGAAATAGCAGGAATTGTATGGAGATAAAAATCTTTTTGAAAAATGTTTGAAATTTACATACAAAAGAGGGAGACAATACTATATAATAATTTTAACAATACATATATTGCGGAGGGAAATTATGGAAAAAACAATTGACTTAAGTAAGTTAATAAAAATACTTAAGAAAAATTTGAAATGGTTGATTATCTTACCAATAATTTTTTTAGTGATTAGTTTGATTTTTACTTTTACTTTTGTAAAGCCTAAATATTCGGCTTCTACTCAAGTATTAGTAAATCAAAAACAAATGGATAACCAGGTAATGGCCCAACAAGTCCAATCAAATATACAACTTGTAAAAACTTATTCGGAAATTATTAAAAGCCCAAGAATTTTAGATAAAGCTTCAAAAAAATTAGATGGTAAATATTCAAGTGGAGATCTTTCTAACATGCTTACTGTAACAAATCAGGCAGAATCCCAAATAATGGACATTTCTATTGTAAGTGGAAGTAAGAAAGAGTCTAAAAAAATTGCAAATACTATTGCAGAAGTATTCAGTAAAGATGCTGATAAAATAATGAACATTGATAATGTTTCTATACTTTCGAAAGCAGAAACAGTAAAACAAGTTTCACCTAAACCTTTAATCAGTAGCATTGTAGCCTTATTATTAGGTTTATTAATAGCTTTATTAATTATATCTCTTAAAGAAGTGTTTGATAAGAGAATTAAAACAGATGAAGATGTTGAAGAGATTTTAAATTTACCAGTATTAGGTTCAATTCCTGATTTAAAAAAGTAAAGGAGAATATTAAACAGTATGAGTAAGAAAAAGAAAATAAACAATGAAAAAATGAGCCCTCTGATTGCATACGATAACCCTCGTTCAGTAACGAGTGAAAAATTCAGAGGAATTCGTACAAATATTATGTTTTCAACAGCAGATACAAATGTAAAAACTGTAGTATTCACATCAGAAAAACCTGCAGCAGGTAAATCAACAATTTCAGCTAATGTTGCTGCTACATATGCTCAAGCTGGATATAAAACTTTACTTATTGATGGGGACATGAGAAAACCAACACAACAATATTTTTTCAGTAAATCTAACATTGATGGTCTATCGAATCTCATTATTGGAAAAACCTATTTAGCAAAGGCAGTAAATAAAACTGAAATAGAGAATCTAGAGGTGCTTACTTCTGGTCCTATTCCACCAAACCCATCTGAATTAATCGGTTCTCATCAAATGGTTGATCTTCTTGAAGAATTAAAAGAATTGTACGATTTCATCATTATTGATACTCCACCTGTTAACACAGTTACAGATGCTCAGTTATATGCAAAATTAGCAAAGTATGTTGTTTATATTATTGATTCGAAAAATAATGATCGTAATAGCGTAAAAAAAGGTAAAGAATTAATTGAAAAAACCGGAGCTAAGATTTTAGGAGTAGTTTTGAATAAAACTGTAAAAGAAGAAGGATCAAGCTATTATTCATATTACGGAGAGAATGAAAATGGAGAGAAAGAAAAATGATAGATATCCATAATCACGTATTACCCAGATTAGACGATGGACCAAAAAACGAAGAGGAAATGATGAAATTATTAAAACAGGCTTCAAGTCAAGGAATTACTGGTATTGTTGCGACCCCTCATCATTTACATCCAAGTTATAGTAATGAATTCAATGATATAGAGAAGCAAGTTGAAAAACTAAATGACAAAACAGAAATTAAAGAGTTAGGCTTAACACTTTATCCTGGGCAAGAAGTTAGAATTACAGACCAAATTTTCAAGGAAATAGATGAAAATAAGATTCATGGAATTAATTATACTAACTATATTTTAATAGAGTTACCTTCAGGAGAAGTTCCACATTACACGAAACGGGTAATCTATGAACTTCAAACTAAAAGCTTTATTCCAGTTATTGTACATCCGGAACGTAATAAAGCAATTGCTAAGGATATTAATTTGTTATTTGAGCTTATTAATATAGGGGCATTAAGTCAAATTACAGCATCTTCTTTAACGGGTGAAATGGGTAGAAATATACAAAATTTAGTATTCAAAATGATTGAACACAACCTTGTTCATTTTGTTGCTTCTGATGCCCATAGAGTTAGTCAACGACCGTTTGGATTTAAAGAACTTTTTTCAACATCAAAAATTAAAAAATATGAAAATGAGATAAACATCTTTCTCGATAATAATAAAGCTTTAGTTTCTAACGAAAATGTTAAGAAATATAGACCGGTAGAATATAAAAAGAAAAAAATTTTAGGTTTATTCTAAAAAAGAAATAGGGGATTTACAGTGGGACATGTGTCTGCGAAAAAAAGACAAATTTTATTATGGATTATAGATTCACTCATAGTAACTTTCTCAGTATTTTTAAGTTATTTTATTTTAGAACCCTACTTTGAAAATTATTCAATTAAAAAATTAGTTTTAATTTCAATTGTACTGTTACTATCGCATCATGTATTTGCTCAAATTTTCGACTTATATCATAGGGCATGGGAATATGCTAGTGTAAGTGAGTTGCTTTTAATAGTTAAATCAGTAACTTGGTCTATTGTTACTTCAATGATAGTAGTCAGTTTAATTACAATGCAACCTCCGTTTGTCAGATTATTTTTTATTACATGGATGATGCACTTATTACTAATAGGCGGTTCTAGATTATCTTGGAGAGTCTATAGACGTATTTTTAATAAAAAAGATCAGAAAAAGAAACCAACTTTAATTGTTGGAGCAGGAAGAGGCGGTTCTCTTTTAATTAGACAAATGATTGCTACACCTAATATGGGAATGGAGCCTGTTCTGGTAGTTGATGATGATTCAAACAAACAAAATATTTCTATAACAACTGGAGTAAAAGTACAGGGGTACATTAATGATATTCCTGAACTAGTTAAAAGATTTAGAATCAAAAAGATTATAATAGCAATTCCAACGCTTTCTCAAAAGCGTCTCAAAGAAATCACAGCTTTATGTAAAGATATTGAAGTTGAAGTTTTAATTATGCCAGATATTGAAAGTGTGATGACAGGACAACTAGAAGTTAACCAACTTAAAAAAGTTGAAGTTGAAGACTTATTAGGTAGAGCACCAGTAGAATTAGACATGGCAATGATTTCAAAAGAACTAACACATAAAACGATTTTAGTAACTGGTGCTGGAGGTTCTATCGGTTCTGAAATTTGTAGGCAAATTTGTAAGTTCTCACCAGAACGGATAATTTTACTTGGTCACGGAGAAAACAGTATATACCTTATCCATAGAGAACTTAACAAGAAATATAAAGGGCAATTCGAAATTGTGCCTGTAATTGCCGACGTACAAGATAGAGAATTAATGTTTGAAATTATGGAAAATTACCAACCTTATGTTGTTTACCACGCTGCTGCGCACAAGCACGTACCTTTGATGGAATACAATCCGAAAGAAGCAGTGAAAAACAATATTAATGGTACTAAGAATACAGCAGAAGCTGCTAAATCAGCAAAAGTTAATAAGTTTGTAATGATATCCACAGATAAAGCAGTAAATCCGCCAAATGTGATGGGTGCTTCAAAACGTGTTGCTGAAATGATTATACAAAGCTTAAATACCGAAGATAGTGTGACTGACTTTGTAGCTGTTCGTTTTGGAAACGTGCTTGGTTCAAGAGGGTCGGTTATTCCGCTTTTTAAAGAACAAATTGCAGCCGGAGGTCCTGTTACAGTTACTCATCCAGAAATGACAAGGTATTTTATGACAATACCAGAAGCAGCCAGACTTGTGTTACAAGCGGGAGCTCTTGCTACTGGTGGAGAAGTATTTGTATTAGACATGGGTAAACCTGTTAAAATAATAGATTTAGCTAAAAACCTTATTCGTTTAAGCGGATTTAAGGAAGAAGATATAGGCATTGAATTCAGCGGGATTCGCCCAGGTGAAAAACTTTTTGAAGAGCTTTTGAAAGAGGATGAAATTCATCCGGAACAAGTTTATGAAAAGATTTATCGTGGGAAAGTCAGCGAAGTTAATAGAGTGGTTCTAAATGATTTTATTAATGGATTAAATCAGACTTTCAGTAAAACTCAGTTAATAGATTTTGCAAATAATAATAGAGGTGAAAAGCATGAATAAGAAAGATATAAAGATTGCTGTTATTGGATTAGGATATGTTGGTATGCCATTGGCAGTTGCATTTGCAGAGCAATTTGATGTGATCGGCTTCGACATAGACTCTTCTAAAATTGATTTGTATAACAATAATATTGATCCAACTGGAGAAGTTGGTAGTGAGGGCTTAAAGAAAACGACAATGAAATTCACAGCCAATGCCGATGATTTAAAACAAGCTAATTTCTATGTAATTACAGTCCCAACACCAATTAAACAAGATAATACACCTAATTTAGCTCCAATAGAAGGCGCAACAGAATTGGTAGGCAAATATTTATCTAAGGGAGATGTGGTGGTTTATGAATCCACTGTATATCCTGGGGTCACTGAAGATATATGTGTTCCTTTGTTAAATAAATTATCTGGATTAATTTGTGAAAAGGATTATAAAGTGGGTTATTCACCCGAAAGAATTAATCCAGGTGACAAAAAGAATACAGTTAAAAATATTACAAAAATTGTATCAGGTATTGATGAAGAAGCATTAAATATAATTGCTGATGTATATGGTACTGCTATTCCAGCAGGAGTACATCGTGCACCAAACATTAAAGTCGCAGAAAGTGCAAAAGTAGTGGAAAACAGTCAAAGAGATATTAATATTGCTTTTATGAACGAGTTATCACAAGTATTTGACCTAATGGGAATCAATACAAATGATGTGATTGATGCTATGAATACAAAATGGAATGCTTTAGGCTTCTATCCAGGATTAGTAGGAGGACATTGCATTGGAGTTGATCCATACTATTTTATTTATCAAGCTGAGAATGTTGGATTCCATTCACAAATTATTTCTGCAGGTAGAAAAATCAATAATTACATGGCAAAATTTGTGTCTACAAACGTTATAAAAGAACTAGTTAAGAATCATAAAATTAATAATGCAAAAGTTGTAGTGATGGGGTTAACCTTCAAAGAAGATACACCAGATTTTAGGAATTCTAAAATTATTGATGTTGTTAATGAGTTACAAGAATATGGAATTGAACCGATTATCGTTGATCCATATATTGAAAGTTTTAATGAAGATATTAACGCAAAAACTTATAAAGAATTTTCAGAAGTTGGAAATGACATTGATTTATTGATATACGGCGTTAATCATAAACAGTTTAAAGAATTAAGTGATGAAACTATAATTGAGAAATTAAGTAAAGATAGACCTATTATTGTTGACTTAAAAAATAGATTCAAACCTTACGAAAGTGAAAAATTAACTTATTGGGCACTCTAACTAATCGGGGGTAATATTCATGAAAAAAAGAGAAGTACCATTTTCACCACCAGATATCGATTCACAAGAGATAGAAGAAGTTATAGAAGTATTAAAGTCAGGGTGGATTACTACAGGCCCGCAAACCAAAAAATTCGAAAAAGAAATTGCAGATTTCATTGGAACAGATATGGCAGTTTGTCTAAACTCATGTACCGCTGCTTTAGAAATGACATTAAGAATATTAGGGATTGGTGAAGGTGATGAAGTCATTGTTCCTTCGTATACTTATACTGCTACAGCAGCAGCAGTTCAACATACCGGAGCAAAAGTCCAGATGATAGATACAGCATTGGATTCATTTGAAATGGATTATGATCAAATATCTTCTAAAATAAATCAAAATACCAAAGCAATTATTCCAGTAGATGTTGCTGGAAAACCCTGTGATTATGATCAAATTTTTAAGATTGTTGAAAAAAATAAAAAATTATTTAAACCATCTAATAATTTACAAAAACAATTTAATAGGATGATTGTAATTGCAGATGGAGCTCACTCATTCGGAGCAGAATACAAAGGAAGAAAAGTTGGACAGGTAGCCGATTTTACTTGTTTTTCTTTTCATGCAGTAAAAAACTTAACAACAGGTGAAGGTGGAGCAGTCACTTGGCCTTCACGAAAGAATATAAATAATGAAGAGTTGTATAAACAATATATGTTGTTCAGTTTACACGGCCAGTCTAAAGACGCACTTTCAAAATCAAAAATTGGTCAATGGGAATACGATATCTTAGAACCATTATATAAATGCAATATGACAGATATTCAAGCAGCTATTGGTCGTAATCAGTTAAAACGGTATAAATCTCTTCTTAATAGAAGAAGAGAGATTATTAGTAATTACAATAAAGCTTTTGAGAGTAATGATGAAATTGCAATTTTGAAACATCAAGGTAAGGAATTTAGTTCCTCAGGCCATTTGTTTTTAACAAGAATCAAAAACATTGATTCTGAACAACGCAATGAAATAATTGAAAAAATGGGAGAACGTGGTATTTCTTGTAATGTTCATTACAAACCACTTCCTATGTTAACTGCGTATAAAAATTTAGGCTTTGAAATTGAAAAATTCCCAAACGCTTACCACCAATTTAAAAATGAAATTTCTTTACCATTGCATACAAGATTGACTGATGAAGATGTAACTTATGTAGCACGAAATTTTGTTGAAATTATAAATCAGGTGGTGAAGTAATGTATAAAAATACTTTGAAAAGAACATTTGATTTAGTGATCAGCATATTAGTTATGCCTTTCTTCATAATTATATCATTAATGGTTGGATTGCTTATAAAAAGAGAAGATAAGGGACCAATCTTTTATACAAGCAAAAGACTTGGTAAAGATAAAAAGACATTTAATATTTATAAATTTCGTTCTATGAAAGTAAACGCTCCTGATATTAGAAATGAAGATGGTTCAACATTTAATGCAGAAAATGATCCTCGTATAACAAACATTGGTAAATTAATTAGAAAAACAAGCATAGATGAATTACCTCAATTATTAAATGTTATAAAAGGAGACATGAGTATTGTAGGTCCTAGACCAGATACTCCTGAAGCATTGAAAGTTTATAAAGGTGAAGAATCAAGAAAGTTAGAAGTTAGACCAGGTATAACTGGTTATAATCAAGCATATTTCAGAAATTCAATACCACAAAGTCAAAAGTTTGAAAATGATGTAATATATGTTGATAATGTCAGTTTCTTATTTGATTGTAAGATTATATTGAAAACAATTTCAAGTGTGGTATTCAGAAAAAATATTAATAACAAGGTGGTAAAGAATGCCAACGAATCAAGAAGTTAAACTCAGAGGATTGACTTTTAAAGATGAAAAACTAATATTTGACTGGAAAAGTGATGAACAACTTAGAGAATTGCTAGGCACAACTTACCCTATTTCTGAATTAGAACATCATAAGTGGTTTGAAAATAAAATGTTAGAAAGTAAAAATAAACATTTTATGATTCTATACAACGATGAAGCTGTTGGAATGATTGGCTTTAATAATGTTGATTTTATAAACCGTAATGCTGAAATTTTCATATTTATCGGCGACGAAAATTATTGGGGGAAAGGTATAGGGACACAAGCGATTCAGGAATTAGAAAAAATAGCATTTAAAAATATGAATTTGCATATGATTTATCTTCATGTTTTTTCTTTTAATAAAAGAGCAACAGAAATGTATAAAAAAATAGGGTTTGAAATTGATGGAATGTTAAGAGAAAGCAAATATTTAAACGGAAAATATTATGACAATATCTTAATGTCTAAAGTATCAAAAGATAAGGAGGTATAGCATTGAAGAAAGTTTTTATTTTGGGAGGCAGTGCGCTACAAGTGCCATTGATAAAAACAGCTAAAAATTTAGGATTATATGTAATCGTAATTGATTTAAACCCAGAGGCTGTTGGTTTCAAATATGCTGATGAGAAATACGTAATCAGTACACGAGATGGTGAAAGTATAGCTGAATTGGCTGAAGAAATCGGACCCGAAGCGATTATAACTGCAGCAACAGATATGCCGATGAGAACCATAGCAGAAGTAGGCGAAAAGTTGGGATATAATACTTTGTCCTATGAAACATCTTTGAAGGCCACTGATAAGTTTTTAATGAGAGAAGCATTAAAAGTAAACAAAGTTGCAATACCTAAGTATTTTCTAGCTGAAAGTAAAAAAGATTTTAATGAGGCAATAAAAGCAATAGATGGACCGAAAATTATAAAACCAGTTGATTCTTCTGGGAGTAGAGGTATTTATTTATTAAATGATGAAAGTAAAAGAGATGAAGCTTTTAGCCATGCGTTAAGACATTCTAATAACAAGAAAATTTTAATTGAAGAATACATGCGTGGAAATGAAGTCAGCGTAGAAACGCTCACAATAAATGGTAAAACATCTGTGATCGCAATAACTGATAAGTTAACTACAGGGGCACCCCATTTTATTGAAACAGGTCACCATATACCGAGTTTAGTCAGTGAAGAAATGCAAAATGAGATTAAGAAAATTACTATCCAAGCTATTGAAGCGATTGGTATTAAAAATGGGCCATCACATACCGAAATTATAGTTACACCGAACGGTCCTAAAATTGTCGAGTTAGGAGCACGACTTGGTGGAGATTTCATTACAAGTCATCTAGTGAAGTATGGTACAAGTATAGATTTAATACAGTTACATATCTTGTTGAGCATGGGAGAGTTAACATCTTTAGATGAAGAAGTAGATTATTACGGTTCGGCAATTCGCTATTTTCAAGTTTCCCCAGGTATCGTAAAAGATATTACAGTTCCTGAATATATTGTAGAAGATGAAAATTTAGTTGAACTTGAATTTAATTATTCTATTGGTGATAAAGTTGATGAAGTTAAAAGTAGTGCTAATAGATTCGGTTATATTATATGTAAGGGTGAAACAACGGAATCTGCAATAAATTTATGTGAAAAGTTTATGAGTGAAATTAATATATCAATCGAAGAGGTATAAGAAGGTGTAAAGATGAAGATTTGGATTGTTTCAGATGGAGAGCCGCTCCCTGTTGATAATGAAAATGTTAGATT
Above is a genomic segment from Staphylococcus piscifermentans containing:
- a CDS encoding DegT/DnrJ/EryC1/StrS family aminotransferase; the protein is MKKREVPFSPPDIDSQEIEEVIEVLKSGWITTGPQTKKFEKEIADFIGTDMAVCLNSCTAALEMTLRILGIGEGDEVIVPSYTYTATAAAVQHTGAKVQMIDTALDSFEMDYDQISSKINQNTKAIIPVDVAGKPCDYDQIFKIVEKNKKLFKPSNNLQKQFNRMIVIADGAHSFGAEYKGRKVGQVADFTCFSFHAVKNLTTGEGGAVTWPSRKNINNEELYKQYMLFSLHGQSKDALSKSKIGQWEYDILEPLYKCNMTDIQAAIGRNQLKRYKSLLNRRREIISNYNKAFESNDEIAILKHQGKEFSSSGHLFLTRIKNIDSEQRNEIIEKMGERGISCNVHYKPLPMLTAYKNLGFEIEKFPNAYHQFKNEISLPLHTRLTDEDVTYVARNFVEIINQVVK
- a CDS encoding ATP-grasp domain-containing protein; translated protein: MKKVFILGGSALQVPLIKTAKNLGLYVIVIDLNPEAVGFKYADEKYVISTRDGESIAELAEEIGPEAIITAATDMPMRTIAEVGEKLGYNTLSYETSLKATDKFLMREALKVNKVAIPKYFLAESKKDFNEAIKAIDGPKIIKPVDSSGSRGIYLLNDESKRDEAFSHALRHSNNKKILIEEYMRGNEVSVETLTINGKTSVIAITDKLTTGAPHFIETGHHIPSLVSEEMQNEIKKITIQAIEAIGIKNGPSHTEIIVTPNGPKIVELGARLGGDFITSHLVKYGTSIDLIQLHILLSMGELTSLDEEVDYYGSAIRYFQVSPGIVKDITVPEYIVEDENLVELEFNYSIGDKVDEVKSSANRFGYIICKGETTESAINLCEKFMSEINISIEEV
- a CDS encoding Wzz/FepE/Etk N-terminal domain-containing protein, with the translated sequence MEKTIDLSKLIKILKKNLKWLIILPIIFLVISLIFTFTFVKPKYSASTQVLVNQKQMDNQVMAQQVQSNIQLVKTYSEIIKSPRILDKASKKLDGKYSSGDLSNMLTVTNQAESQIMDISIVSGSKKESKKIANTIAEVFSKDADKIMNIDNVSILSKAETVKQVSPKPLISSIVALLLGLLIALLIISLKEVFDKRIKTDEDVEEILNLPVLGSIPDLKK
- a CDS encoding tyrosine-protein phosphatase, translated to MIDIHNHVLPRLDDGPKNEEEMMKLLKQASSQGITGIVATPHHLHPSYSNEFNDIEKQVEKLNDKTEIKELGLTLYPGQEVRITDQIFKEIDENKIHGINYTNYILIELPSGEVPHYTKRVIYELQTKSFIPVIVHPERNKAIAKDINLLFELINIGALSQITASSLTGEMGRNIQNLVFKMIEHNLVHFVASDAHRVSQRPFGFKELFSTSKIKKYENEINIFLDNNKALVSNENVKKYRPVEYKKKKILGLF
- a CDS encoding polysaccharide biosynthesis tyrosine autokinase; translated protein: MSKKKKINNEKMSPLIAYDNPRSVTSEKFRGIRTNIMFSTADTNVKTVVFTSEKPAAGKSTISANVAATYAQAGYKTLLIDGDMRKPTQQYFFSKSNIDGLSNLIIGKTYLAKAVNKTEIENLEVLTSGPIPPNPSELIGSHQMVDLLEELKELYDFIIIDTPPVNTVTDAQLYAKLAKYVVYIIDSKNNDRNSVKKGKELIEKTGAKILGVVLNKTVKEEGSSYYSYYGENENGEKEK
- a CDS encoding GNAT family N-acetyltransferase, whose translation is MPTNQEVKLRGLTFKDEKLIFDWKSDEQLRELLGTTYPISELEHHKWFENKMLESKNKHFMILYNDEAVGMIGFNNVDFINRNAEIFIFIGDENYWGKGIGTQAIQELEKIAFKNMNLHMIYLHVFSFNKRATEMYKKIGFEIDGMLRESKYLNGKYYDNILMSKVSKDKEV
- a CDS encoding polysaccharide biosynthesis protein, whose translation is MGHVSAKKRQILLWIIDSLIVTFSVFLSYFILEPYFENYSIKKLVLISIVLLLSHHVFAQIFDLYHRAWEYASVSELLLIVKSVTWSIVTSMIVVSLITMQPPFVRLFFITWMMHLLLIGGSRLSWRVYRRIFNKKDQKKKPTLIVGAGRGGSLLIRQMIATPNMGMEPVLVVDDDSNKQNISITTGVKVQGYINDIPELVKRFRIKKIIIAIPTLSQKRLKEITALCKDIEVEVLIMPDIESVMTGQLEVNQLKKVEVEDLLGRAPVELDMAMISKELTHKTILVTGAGGSIGSEICRQICKFSPERIILLGHGENSIYLIHRELNKKYKGQFEIVPVIADVQDRELMFEIMENYQPYVVYHAAAHKHVPLMEYNPKEAVKNNINGTKNTAEAAKSAKVNKFVMISTDKAVNPPNVMGASKRVAEMIIQSLNTEDSVTDFVAVRFGNVLGSRGSVIPLFKEQIAAGGPVTVTHPEMTRYFMTIPEAARLVLQAGALATGGEVFVLDMGKPVKIIDLAKNLIRLSGFKEEDIGIEFSGIRPGEKLFEELLKEDEIHPEQVYEKIYRGKVSEVNRVVLNDFINGLNQTFSKTQLIDFANNNRGEKHE
- a CDS encoding nucleotide sugar dehydrogenase is translated as MNKKDIKIAVIGLGYVGMPLAVAFAEQFDVIGFDIDSSKIDLYNNNIDPTGEVGSEGLKKTTMKFTANADDLKQANFYVITVPTPIKQDNTPNLAPIEGATELVGKYLSKGDVVVYESTVYPGVTEDICVPLLNKLSGLICEKDYKVGYSPERINPGDKKNTVKNITKIVSGIDEEALNIIADVYGTAIPAGVHRAPNIKVAESAKVVENSQRDINIAFMNELSQVFDLMGINTNDVIDAMNTKWNALGFYPGLVGGHCIGVDPYYFIYQAENVGFHSQIISAGRKINNYMAKFVSTNVIKELVKNHKINNAKVVVMGLTFKEDTPDFRNSKIIDVVNELQEYGIEPIIVDPYIESFNEDINAKTYKEFSEVGNDIDLLIYGVNHKQFKELSDETIIEKLSKDRPIIVDLKNRFKPYESEKLTYWAL
- a CDS encoding sugar transferase, whose protein sequence is MYKNTLKRTFDLVISILVMPFFIIISLMVGLLIKREDKGPIFYTSKRLGKDKKTFNIYKFRSMKVNAPDIRNEDGSTFNAENDPRITNIGKLIRKTSIDELPQLLNVIKGDMSIVGPRPDTPEALKVYKGEESRKLEVRPGITGYNQAYFRNSIPQSQKFENDVIYVDNVSFLFDCKIILKTISSVVFRKNINNKVVKNANESRS